The genomic segment TTGCCATctgcaaaattaaatttaatttaacagTTAGTTGGCAGTAGTCTCCCTTCATAATACCATCATGCGTGAAACAAAAAATTCCATCATAAAAACATACAGATGCAAAGTCTGATTAATGCCACTTACCATGAAGGTCATTGTCATGATCTATGGTAGTGAAGGCCATATTGTTATGGTAAGCAAGAGAGTCTCCCCCATCACCTGAATATCCACCTACATGGAGGCGATACTCTCTATCTTCACCCTCCACAATGAAAAAGTTATATTCAACATATCTTTTTGCTCCATCCCAGTCCTCCATGTTTATACGAAGTATCTGTCTTGCACTACTTGTAAGTGAATGAACGGCATCATTACCTTAAGAAAGACAAAACAGCTAagtatgtattttaaaaatggtgAGCCGagaatgtcacaaaaaaaaaattaagatatatagaAAGTAGGGCttgcatatatgatatatgtgataTAAAGGCAAGAAAGAGTCAATAAGAAATGCTAGTAGTACAGTATTCAATATAAAGTAGCAGgatgaaaaaaatactttaaggCTGACCATTCACTATTCATTAGATCCTTGAGTCAAGATCTAAATGGGCGACACTTAAACAAATCTTtgtgaaaataacagtaattacccTCAAATCTGATTGCTCAACCAAACTTTTACAACTATCCTTGAATCTGACAGTGTGACCAAATTGTTACACTAAGTTGTAAGTTTTGTTCAGAGAGAGGACATCCACAGACAGACCTAATTTGGAACTGGTAGTTTACTTATGGGTAAGTTCACCTTGACCATACCTGAGTTTGGGAGTCTTCATTCTTACCTTGCTTAAAACCTGAAAAAGTCTGAGATTTGGATTTAAAAATGCTTTTGGGCTGAATTCTCAAAACTTTATAGAGGTAATCCATAAAATGTATTCCACAGTCTTTACTAAAAATTATTCCACTGAATCTTGGTAAAAAACTTAAGAGAAAAATCCCCTGATGCCAATAAGGAAATAGTCACCAAAAAGATTATCATCTGTAGCATTTTTCATAAAGAACTTAATAAAGTGGAGGCTTCTGTGAAATCTGAAATCTGGTGAGGGTGCTGATCAAGTGTTTCATGGTATTTTGATATGCTTTTACTTTTAAGGGAGTTAGAAAATGCCACATCAATCCATGTCCAATATACgaaataaggaaaatgtaatttgtaatttacttATTAGACTAAAAttgatacaaaattttaaaaattaaaaaaaatatattcaaatagcatatataaatgaattgcatactgtatatctgtaaatGTAACAGATCATAATTTTCTatgaaaacaaagtaacaaaTGGTGATGAATCAAAATATTTCAAGCCAAATGTGACTGCAATTCAATTGCATCATCTCCATCAAAACAGCAAGAAATTTTTCTCGAACTTGCCTTGTATTTGTGTGGTGACAATGATTATGCAGCAGGCCAACacaattttttccatgttttccgATTGTAAGttaatttgaatatgaaagtCAAAATACTGATTTCAATCTTCAAAATGCTGTTTAACCCATAAGAGGTTACATACTTGTAGTTAAAGATTACTCTCTCaggttacaaaaaatttaaaattatctttttggCTTAATGCCAAATGGTcccaaaagaaggaaaatggtaTTTAAAAGGCACACAACCCACGTTCAAAGGTCCAAAAATCGGACGTTTGTGTTAGGGGCGTATCCCCAGCTGGCTGCTGAGACATAATCCTTGCAGTGTTGTGAtccatttccacttttttttgtcccctaatccattttttttttaactaacatgaacaatttattatataaatttctcttacaaAGTTGGTACCTGGTGGCTCTGGCATCGCAATAAATGAAATGACTTGCAGAAAGTCGAGCTGGACTGAGAACATGAGCTGGCAACCTCCTCTTGACTGAGAGGATGAGTGGCCAGTGCGACCTTCCTCCACAAAGACTAATAAGGTACTTGTGAGACAGGTGCGAAATAAGGAGCAGGAAGAccagtactgctggtttattgatgacaACTAgccgcttataaagtgggatgcgGATATCTGCGTTGTTCGCAGAGACTGCTGGTataaagatttacaggtgacttGAGGTCAAACTAactccttaaaaaacaggacaggttcatacagagaacatagtgatcaacaatgtctgacatataaataactcgttacttgtacataaaacaaacaagatTGTTTataaagacaacatatacacagtttacaattatgacaaatatatatttcgagtgaccttaggtcgatgaaaaggcaccgcagaaaacaggatgttctctacagagaatgtgttgagtggggactttacaatactcccccccaagacggaggcaacgtctgattaaaccagatatctgctggggcgacgaagggggcctctctttctcgatgtcaactggagagggtggtcgccttccccggTGTCCTCTGCACTGTTTCGTTGGGGTGCCTTTCCGTCAGGTTTCTGGTTTTTTCGGGGATGCTCTCGCCTCCTTCCTGCGACCagggttgtttgaggggctgctgCATCCcgcaggagatcttggggtccgCCTGCGTTGgccccctccaggaatgcgggttgtAGActatctattgacacccagtcttctcgaccatggatggatattcagaatgccttcttgttcctttccagtacaatgATAGGTCCCCTGTAGGGTTTAGTCAAGGGTGAGCGTACAGCGctgtccctgacgaagacatgggtggcggaggacagccCGGGGGACATGAGGCGGGGgcgtcctgtcggtgaatgtcttttggaaggggggcgaactttccaaccctcTCTTGGAGCCTCTGCATTCCTATGTCGTCCCGGTCCTCTGCAACGAGTTCCCCagggactaccagagtctccccgtagactttttccgctgaggagaggttgctgttggctctgggggcggtcctcaacccgaggaggatccagggcagctggtacttccagttttcagaggagcaacgagccatgagggacgccttcagagacctgtggaaccttttcaccattccgttggctgcggggttgtaggcggtggtgctgcgGTGAGTAGTCCCCATTAGACGTGCCAGGTCGGTCCACAGCTCGGGCAGGAAAGTgggtcccctgtctgttgttatgtcatctgggacaccgaactggctgatccagctggagaggagggcttctgcacatgcactggaggtggcttcttccaagGGCATAGcctcgggccacctggtggagcagtcaatgactgtcagaaggtatctggctcctcctgatgggggaagaggtcctactacGTCAACGAGGATGTGCCCaaagcgtctctttggctgggggaattcgccCACCCCCAATTTGGTGTGCCGTCCCACTTTACTTGTCTGACATTACatacactgtcttgcccaggccatTGCATCTTTCCGTATGCTGTGCTAGatgaacttctccatcagcagtttggctgttgtccttccggagtggtgggataggccgtggatgatgttgaaaaccagcCGACATCTGGAGGCAGGTAccagggggagggggcgggggcgtcTGGTACTGACAtcactcagtaatgttgatcctcctaaGCCGAAGGGCATGTCcctccacttcagcgacgtgatggctgtatggtaggctggggtctctgggtcagcagcttgtttgcgggtgaggtcctcgtaatcgatcccgagctgtatggaatcgatctcgatcctcgagagggcgtcggctaccgggttcttcctgccagggaggtatttgatggtgcaggtgaactccgtgatggctgcgaggtgccgctgctgcctagaggaccatgtgtcGCCCAGCGCCGTGGCGTGGATCAATGACTGGTGGTTgatccaaattgtgaagggtgtcccctccaggaggaacttgaagtgccgtaccacctggtatgctgcgaggagttcttggtcgaaggtgctgtagctgGACTCGGcagggtttagcctcctactgaaaaaggcaatgggctgaggggtccctctgatgacctgttccaggactgcTCCGCAGGagacgttgctggcgtctgtgCGTCAGCTGGAGGGAAGCGCTTGTGGTCCTGAGTGGGCCAAAGATATTTGCTTTGGTGAGGAGGCCTTTTGTGTCAGGAGaagccttctgctggtcaggGCCACCGCACTAAGGTCTTTTGGACGTCCCTTCAGGATTATTATTGCCTCCatcagggggccatggtgtgagcaatccccgggatgaatcttctgtagtagttgaccatcccgaggaatgatggaggtaggggtggggaacttctcgacggcttcgacgacattgggcggacaccttctggggatatctcgtggcccaggaactccaccttctcgacgccgaaggtgcatttgtcaaacctgacgacgaggccactttcctgcaggcgttgcaggaccttccggatgtgtcgcaggtgttcctcccggaatctggaaaagattaggatatcgtcgacgtagcaggtgcagaagtccaggtcccccaggatgctgtccatcaatctctggaaggtcgtgcccacgttcctcaggccaaaggtggagaaggcgaagatgtaggacccgaagggcgtgacgatggtgcttttggggatgtcctccggcactactgggacctgaaaataagattttagtaggtccattttggagaatatcctggccccgtagaaagaggccgtcaggtcctgcatgtttggcagggggtagtggtctggttctgtTGCCAATTTCAGCCACCTGTAATCGCTGCAGGTGCTGTCTGCTTTCTGCCCCATGTGAGGAGGGGaagcccatgggctgggagcctttttgcgTATGCCCATCCTTACCAACtctgcgaaggcctttttggcctcctgaaggtgctgcggGGGAAGCCGTCAGAACTTCACATGAGTCGGGGGGCCTTTGTCTTTATAAGgaggtatatcccgtgtttggcaggagtcctggGCATCTGgtggagctcgggtttgaagacctccaggaactccttcaggaggaacCATACTGGTAGAGCGATGGGACAGATGGCCGGGCtcctggggcctggcgacaagggcgAGACTGGCAGGACGGGTGTTCAGCAGGCGTTTGGCGGCGTGGGCTGCTAGACTGGTGGTAAAtccgcccccaggagtggagtcctgacgtcTGCAATGATGgactcccagctgtacctccggccaaggatggagatttgcaggagcttggtgccgtaggagaggatggaggaCCCGTTTGCAGCCGTCAGGCAGGTAGTTGGGTCCGGCAGTCGTCTgcagtcctctcctgaaggtggaaataCTGAACgtatggctccagtgtcgaccaacatcatcctgctggagatcgTGTCGCGGATGTAGAACCCTAATAgtaaggggcccctgggtatttttgttgATGCTGCCACAGCTGCCTGTGGGGTTGGCCGCCGCCAcctccgttttttgaagggaagaaagggcagggggcttcgcacctcTGGGCGGCTCTCTGGAACCTCCAGTGGAAGTAGCATATCCCCGGCCCCCCCTCCTTCTGCTGGTGGAGCAACCTTTTTCTGCTCAATGGGTTGATGGGCTCCCATGGTGGGGTCTTCGGCGGGAGGCGGTTGGCGGAGTGTCGGGCATAGTGGCCGGCAGCGCCTTaagtggagtccgtcagctgctacgccaacctgattaggtcctcaaccggcagggtgtatgcatccgtgatctgcccacggacctccggcattagctgccgcaggaagatctccctagacagactgatttccttgcacctgccgctgctgtcagtctcggggaggtggtggtggtcctggagggcatgccacacttccaagaggtttccctcctgccaggGGTTGAGGACGCGGgtagctctctcggagaccggcagggagcaggtctcgacgagagtggatttcaattcttggaaggtggcggggaccgacatcgtcatcaaccaaggggcAACCTTCTTATCTATCTCCTCCACGTGGGTGTTAATggcgatgtccaccttcaacacctcgtcagtcaggcctgctattctgaattgcccctcgaccctgtagaaccaagacgctgcgttctccctggtgaatggcggcagccttatgttaagggccatctttggttggtccgtcagggg from the Macrobrachium rosenbergii isolate ZJJX-2024 unplaced genomic scaffold, ASM4041242v1 13903, whole genome shotgun sequence genome contains:
- the LOC136837967 gene encoding angiopoietin-related protein 7-like, whose protein sequence is MEDWDGAKRYVEYNFFIVEGEDREYRLHVGGYSGDGGDSLAYHNNMAFTTIDHDNDLHDGNCATLFGGGFWYNKCHQVSATSALLEKQQNTKGINWSTWYTDRTTLKEIYFKVKEPPCL